The Lolium perenne isolate Kyuss_39 chromosome 6, Kyuss_2.0, whole genome shotgun sequence genome segment actccctgttccgggatttggaactgcgaacgctgccggaaaggaactccatgaagttctagtaaaccggtgaaggctgacggacatagttctttggaataaaagcaacctcttgaagaaatgtttttaaaaatctgcattggtattagactttctggtctgataccgtagatagtgcattaaacacatcttttctataatgaacttgttgagtacgctcgtactcataccactcttaaatcccctgcttagattgtctgaatcgactggaggaggacaacgacgaccctgaaggagccgaagtcatcggctatgaagaaccagatctctctggaggtatcgaaggagtagactacctcatagtctacggaaccggggagggttccggaggagagcaagcttagacctaccgagtagtagtagtatccgagcagtacgaactcttagtacttaactgctcgaggagaataaaatgtataacttagtaagcctcttatattgtaagttgagtcgggttcgcctcgaacccaggagtattcctcttaggacccaagaggagctccgagatgatatgtacatgttgcttgtaataataaatgaatgagttatggacctgctatgttctgttgtactactccgagggatgtaatatttgcggattggtatttagtgaatgttatatcaacgactggcatactacaacatgcagtggtatgcagggtcaccatagATCTTCTCCAAGGTGAAATCCCAATATCTAACCATGTTGATTAGTCTGGATGATGATGGTGTTTGTGCACTATTACCTTCTACTGGTATTGGTTTTGGAGAATTTTGTTTGGAGCAGAGGTGTTGTACCCACTAGTGATGACATTGTTGATGCAAGTCTCTTGTGGTGGggtctttgttttctttttttcttcttcttttgttttTTAGGTGTGTGTATCATTCATGTCTAGATTTTCTCTAATCTTTTTGTTGTTGCATAGGCAAAAGATGCAATTGGCattaatatattttctttattaaaAAGGAATATTTGGTATCATTAAAAGGTGTTTTTAATACAAATCTAACCATACCAATTATGTACCATATAATTAAGATGTTGTTGTTCAAATCTTTCTGTCAAAGTTTATCTGAAACGACTATATGGAATGTACTCTAGCTAATAGCATTTAGAAGCAAATTCGTGCCTAGACACCTATGAGGTTTGTCTGAGCTGGCATATGGAAAAGCGTACAAGTACGAACCCACCCAAACCCGTTGCCTCCTCCGCTCCTCTTTTCTCCCACCTCGGCTTCTCCTCCTCCTGCCTCTCTCTCTGCTCTGCTTGGAGTGAAAATTTGCCATTTCGGGAAAGAAAGGTGGAAGGGAACTCAAGacgacgccgtcgccgcctcgcCTCCTCCCCGGgaaggaaaagaaagaagaatcgGACGGATGTACATGGCCGCCGACGAGGCCGCCACGGCCTTCGTGGCAACGAGCCTCGACACCCGCATCGCCGTCTCCTTCACCGCCTCCGACACCACCGTCGCCGACCTCAAGCGTACGTTTCCTCCTCCCTTCCTAGCCTTAAGATGAACCCCCATCCATCCTCCTACAAAATCTCCGACATTTCTTGCCTCTCCTCCGCGAATTCGCCCAAATAATGCCTCATCAACTAACAAAAACCCCTATTTTGATTTATCTTCCTGATGATTGCTGTGTCCGGATCGTACGTGCGTGCCAGGCATAGTGAGCGACGAGCACGCCGCGTCGTTCCCCCACATCGGCCGAATCACCGTCGAATCCTTCAAGGTCCCCTGCCTGCCTGCTATTTCTTCTGTAAAACCCCAATCTTTATTATCTGTGTATGATTCAGGAATTTGGTTGATCACATCGCGCCTTGCCGCATCAATTTGCCTTCCGCAGGTCAGGCGCAGAGGTTCCTGGTACCACCTCGCCGACTCCGTGGCGCTCCGGACCGCCTTCCACGGGGTCAAGGGGGCCTGGCACCTCCAGGCGCATGTTCTGCCTCACCCTGCACCTCCAAGCTCCGGCAATGATGACATGATCCACCGTGTGCTCTGCTCTCAGCAGAATGCCGTTGGTGCCGTGCCGGCGGCGGCTCAAGGGGCCCTCTCCTACGCTCCATCGATGGACCGGCAGGAGGATGGACATGATCGCATTGGTGATGCCTCTGCACTGACTCCACATGTGAAGCGCAGCAGTACTGTAGAGGGAGGTGGGTACGCCATGCGTGGTGGAAATTCAGATGCTGATGCAGCAGATCCTGTGAGGGGGCAAAGGGCAGGTGTGATCGAGGATCCGAGAGGGAAGAAAAATTTCAGGGAGGGAGATGGAGACCGTGATCAGAAACTCCTCGTTGACTGCGATGGCCAGAACAAGTGCAGAGATAATTCAATGTCCAAAAGGATATGTGCGCGAGAGGATGAATCTTTTAATGAAGTGGATGCCGATtctgctggtggtggtggtgcggtcGATGCGCACTCTTCTCATGATGACATGCTTGAAGACGAAGGTGCTTCATGTCAGCACGATGAAGGGCTCGATTCTGTTGAAAAGAAAGAGGAGGCAGTATCGACCAGGCCGGCAGATGAAGTTGAATCATCAGTGCAGCTGTGTACCCATGAGACCATGTCCATAACTGATGATAAAGCGTCACAACTCTGCTTCTCAGTGAACAAGAATGTCTCCACCCCCGCCACAGAACAACATGCTGATGAAGGAATGGCACAGGGGAAACTGGTTGAGCAACAAGATCACCTGGACAAGGACGATAAAGTACAAAAGGGAGATAACTCCAAAGATACCGAGGCCATTCATTCTGAGTATGTATCTGATTCTCACCAATATGAGGGGCCATCAAGGGTATTTGACTTAAAATGCCGCAGGAGTTCAAAATCTGAAATACTGACTGATCAGGTTGCTGGCCACAATTTTGTTGGTTCAGAAGTTGAAGTGACCCCCATTGAAAGGGCATCCCAGGAGAATCATGATAGATCGGTTAAGAGACATGGTTCCGTGTCTGCTACTGTTTTTGGCCCTTCAACTCCTAATTTAAAATTGTCAGAGATGAAAGTTAACAGCACCGAGCTAGATTATCATAGAAGTAATCCCCTGCCGCATGATTTGGATGATTGTGCGCGCAGTTTGAGGGAAAAGCTGGTCTGTGGCCACAAGGAACCATGGTTAGCTGAGGTGTGCAACAGTGCAAGCAGCAAGAAAGGAAGAGATCTTCCCCCTTGTGCCGAGTCCACGGAAGAAGGTAATTCTTCAGAAAAAGAAGCAATGGCGCGCAGAGTTAAGGGAAAGGAGCTATGGACAGCCAAGGTGTGCAATGGTGAAATGAGCAGCAGAGGAACTGATCATCCACCTCGTGCCGAGTCTACAAAACAATATAATCCTTCAGAAAAAGAAATGACGGCACACGAAGTTGTGGAAAAGGAGCCATGGACAGGAAGAATATGCAAGAGCGAAAGAAGCAGCATCAAAGGATTTGATCATCCACTTTGTGCCGGGTCCATGAGAGCAGGTAATTCCTCAGAAGCGAGACAAAGCACAAGAACAGTCACATTGGTCGATATGGATGGAACCAAATGGGAAATGCAATTGGACGAATCTTTCGAGCTCGGTCCGCAAGAAAGCAGCAGTTTCACCTGGTCAGAAAAGGAAAACAGCAGTTCAGATGCTAAAGAAATCCAGAGTCCTTCGGCGAAACCCCGTCAGAATGTTGAAGAACGTCCACAGGGTGCACCTGAGAATGGAGGAACTAGGGTACCGATCGAGAGGAGCAATCTTCTGCGACATGGTTCCTTCAAGACCCCAGCGTCCAGCGATCGAATGGTATCGAAGCATGCAGGGGCCACATCAGCTGATGGCGCTGAAGGGGCTTGGGACAAAAGAAGGCAACCGAGGCAGGTGGTTAGGAAAATACCCAATAGCAGGGCAGCGAAGATATATGGCTACAGGTAAATATTCAGTTCATCAAGATCCatgatactccctccgattcatattacttgacactaatatagatgtatctagacatattttaattATAGATACATCAATTTCATTGGAAAATAATATGAGTCAGAGGGAGTACCTTTTTTATTCATGTGTTCCCTTATTACTTTCTGTTTCTGCCCCTATAGTTCGTCTGAGAAATGAGCATCATGTTTTCCAAATTATTTTGAGGGGCCACTTGACAACAAAAAATAGAGTAGATTCACTTTATGGTTGTTCAGGTGTCTTTTCTCATTGCATATTTGTGTAATGCCCATGCTTTAATTTGATATCCCTATTTAAGCAACTAGTTTGTTTAAGAATGGAAAGTGTTAGAAGTGATGCAGCTTGGGGACATTTACTGCTTGTAGACATGCTCGTATATGCCATGGCTGAGTTATATGTGTTAAACTATTTTTGTGAATAGTTACATCATGGATCCCTTAGAaaaacttgaaagaaagatacTAGGTAGTATGGTATATGGAGTTAGACATTTAATTTTGATCATTTTTTGTAATGCCATGCCTGCTATTCTAGATATCACTGCTGCTTGGGTGCCTGCTTCGTGTCTGAATGTGAGAATAAGTCTAGAGAATAGACTGTGGACCTGACTGGCAAGCATGAGAGATCCAGCATTTTTTATGATTTTCCTTGCGTCTGTTGTGACATTATATGTGCTGCTTCTGTTTCTGTGAAACAATTTTCTCAAAATAACAGTGGCCGATAAATGTGTAGGTAGGCTGAAGGTGAAGGCAGTGCTTGAGTTAAGATGTTGCTGAAAGCTGTGTCGCAGGTGAATAAAACCTACCCAGCAGGGCTGCAGGAGGACATTGCATTTTGGCTTGGAAACCATCTAACTAGACTGAATGCCACGGACGTTTATGGCTTTGCTTTATGCACTTGAGACTGCAATTCTACTTCGTGTATGTACgtaatgtgaatggttcattcatcGTGTGGAACCTGAAACCAAAAAAGGCTTGAAAAACAGTTGCCAGCATCGTTTTGTCTAGCGCCCAACTCCAGCGTTGTTGTTGACAATCACCCCAGGTGGTTCATCCTCGCTAGATGTTCATCTGTTGCAGGTCAAGTCTCAAGGTTATGTCAAAACGGTTCTGTTCTAGCGGTGACTGCCATTCTCAGCTTTCTTTTGATACGACGTGGTCAACTAAACGATTTTTTTCAGGAATGTACGAGAATGTGCGTCTTTTTTTTATAGATAGATGAAAAACCAAATACAAAGTCTATACCTACAACACACAGGGCCAAAGCCACCTCTTAGACTAAGGAAACTGCTCACAGAACCCCCACAACTTTCCACCTATCCGCCTCTCCGACAATCGCATCATGAAGAAAGCCTTCCCGCTCAATTCAGATGGACCTGAGGGCAAGAGGGAGTGCACTTGAGGCTGCAGCATGGCCGGCCAAGTCAGAGTCACCTGCGGCCACCACTCAAGGAGACCACACACACTTGTCGTAAGAAGGGATGCATGATTTAGCCACTTGAGAACCTCGAACCAAACAGTCCTAGAGTAAGGGCATTGGAGTAAACGATCGATAGTGTCAGAGTGCTGCGAACATAAAGCACATGAATCAACATTTGATAGACCGTGCCTCCTTCTTTCTCCAGTCCAGCACCGATTCCACAACACTTTCCATGCAAAGATTTGAATTTTAGGGGCACCTTGCACTTTCAAATTGGATCATGCCACAGCCACAGGGTGCGGCCCTCAAAGAAGCAATTAAACAATTAAAAGGCATAGATTAAAAGTTGGATATGCCTATAAATTGGGAACCACTATGATCAAGATTTTTGGGGGTGTTTTCTCAGGCATAAGAATCGCCTTTTGAAGAAACTCGTTGGATGTCACAAATCTAGATTTTGAGTGGCGCATTAACTCATTTCAAATTCCATGTCAGCTGTCAAAGAAGACAAGCCCCTATAAATTATCAATGTTGCTTATTTTATAGGAATTTCTCTTGACTGCGTAAGTCCCAAGTCAGGTGAAGATGCAATTCAGTTTAATTCCTGACACAGAAGGATGAAAGGTAGAAACTCCTCATTGTACATCTAGCGATTATGAACTAGGACATGTTGCTGATCTTGACACAAATCTCAGCCTATCCCCAAAAAACACATAAAAGACGCGAAAGTGAATGCACAACCGGACGAACAGAAGCTCAGTTAGGCATCCAATGTCAAACCAAAAATGAATTATCACCACATAGTGCTAAGATATCGAGAATTCAAGATCAAAGTGTGCATGCTACTATTAGAAGATGTTTCCAGTCTTCTAGTCTAGCCTGGCGCATGCAACTTGTGTACGTCACCCTAACTGCAATAGAGAAAATATTGATTTTGGCATTTCAGTTGACAGCTACATCTAGCCAGATAGTCATGCCAAGATATCCAGATTACAGGTTTGCAGTTTAACTGCATGGACCAGACAATCTTCGTAGCTTTGAGCAGCTAATTGACAAAATGAGCCTTTTAAAATTGGAAAAAAAATGCTCAGAACGGAAATCCGACACAAACAGGCATGAGTAGCAAGTGACAAAAAGAATACGAGATCACCAGATGCTCCTCCTCTCTTCACACTGGCTCGGGTTAGCTGTAGCACCTGCAAAACAAACAGGACCAGGTTAGCCACATCAACAGCTAGTATTCACCACTTAGTGAACCAATTAGATATTATAGCTTATCTAAGTGCAGTTCCTGGTTGCAATATAGGGTTTACAAAAGACAGGTTTCATGGATTCTAATTTTATAATGGTCTATATTTATTCCACAATGTTTGGATTTCCTGGACGTTTTTGCCTACTTCATGCGACACATGAGCTTATGTGTTTCCTGCTTGCTTGTGGGCTCAAAGAATTGGAACTTTGCATGTGTTTCACGTGTTCTTTAAAGTTTGATTAACCTGCCTAAACATGTGTAGTTCTTAGTGCTTGCATCAAACAATTAGTTTTGGCATGTGATCAGAAATAGGGGTGGCAATATCATGGTTCTTTAAAGTCCAAGTCCATAGGAACCGAGGGATGAAGACACGGGAATATTATCTACAAGGGAAGTCCTCTCCGTGAAGACATGTTAGATAGTTGTAAGGACCTCGCCACGTAGTGGCGTCTACACAATGGTGCctggttttattttattttaatttgATGAGAAAGCAGTTGTTGCTTATTCAATCCAAAAGGTTTTAATGGTAAGTGTTCGCTGAATATTGCAAAACGGTCATCACACTATTGGTTAACGATGAACTATCATCATATGACTACAAGTTTTTACCAATAGCTTTTTCCTGTTTCGGACATCTTTCCTTGTCTGTTTTCGGTACAAGTTACACAGCTCCGCTGATGTGTTAATTATTTGTTCAGGAGCTGAGTACATGATTAAGCTGCAAGTGCGGGTGTGCTCTTTTCTTTCAAATCTACCTAGCCTTTTGTGGAATgacatgagcttcttatgcttcaCGAGTGGAGTTATTTGCATTGGCTAAAGTATTCGGATATGAATTGGTCTATGCAATTGCAACATACAATATTTTGATAATGGTTGGAAGTTGACTGACACCATGTACTTAACAATGCTATCTTTAAAACAATGGAAATGCTTCTCTATATGTATGTTTGAAGTACTTCATGATCCAATTTGATTATAATcatggttttaaaggcgtcgCTTAGGCGTCCAGGCGCTCCCCCTCCGCCATGCAAAATCAACCGCTTTAGGCACCTAGGCGTCCAAAGCGCCCGCCTAGGCATCAGAGCACCCCCTCTTCGCTCTAAGATGCCTTAAAGCCTTTAAAACCATGATTATAATAGAACGTTATCGGTTATCGTGTAGTTCTAGCAAGTGATCGAGCAAGGCATTCTCTGGATGGAGCTCTTTTGTGAATAAAGGGAACTTGTTTTGCACGATGCAATCTTGTTTCTATCGTAAGCCTTCATAGAAGTAAAATAATCTTTGTTCCACAAGAGTGGTTGATCATAAAAATGAGGTCGCTTCGACTATCGCAGCTCTTAGAATAACTCACCATCGTCCATGAGTGATTTTTACAACATTTTTTGCAACCATGCATATAATTTTCGTTTCGGCATGATACTGTAAGGTGGCGACAATTAATAGTAGGATGTAAACCTTGATGTATTTGTAAATCTCAGGCTGAACACACAAAAGCAGTCATACTTGTCAAAAATAATGTCATGGTATCGATGTTTCCCTATTTCAGGACTAATCAGTCCCCATATTATTCACTGAACATGATGCAATATAACTAATTAGGGTCGAGGAGCATACAAATTACCCCTGCATATTTGCATTTAAATAGGGTTGCTTCATCAGATACTGTTGTGCCATATTGCAAGTTTTCTGAAAGCCTGAACCATCCATTTGTACGGGACTGACGTTTAAGATTTATTACAGAAGTCAAGATGTGATTGATGGGTCTAGCTTTCAACTCCAATTAAAATTTTGTTTTACACAGCATGTTTCCGAGTATCACGTTCTGTGTTGTAGGTCCTTCCGAATGAATCCTCAATTATGGCGTTGGTGATTTGATGATGAACCAAATGTTACAGGCACAAAGACATAAAGTTCTTGGATGTGGTAAAGTATAATCACTACTGGAGTTAGGTTTAAGATTCATTGTTCATTAGAGGTCTGTCCCTTTGAACTTGATGTAGTTTACTATTCCCTCCGTTCCAATTAGTTGTCGCAGTTTTTTCTAAAATGAGTGACCCTACATActgaaatgtgtctagatacagacCAAGTCTAACCCAAGCTGCGACAACTaatttggaacggagggagtacattcttTACTGTTTTACTTCCGGCTCAAATCAAGAATAATTATAAATGCTTTGTAGGATCAACCACGAGCTAAATAACACTCTCTCCATGGATTAAAAGGAAGAAAGCCAGTAGTGTGGATTGTTGTTAATTGGATCCTTTTGTATAAACCTTAGCTCAAACATTTTGTGCTTCCATGGTTGTAGTACTTGAAACTCCACTCTTGGCAGGGCAAAAAGCAAGAACAAGACATGGGCTGTGACTATTGCCGTCGATCATGAATGCACAACAAGTTTCTATTTTGACTCCTCAATGCATGATTATTGTAATAGGGTTATCATGCTTATGTCCTAAACTGAGTGTTCCTTGTGTATCAATGGGCCTGAAGTAGTGAAGTTGTTACTACccccgtcccaaaatataagaaGTTTTGGTAGGCTATTTTAGCCTACCAAAACGTCTTTTATTTTGGGACATAGGTGATAGAAATTAAGAACCTTGTGCTCTTCTATTGCCACTTTGGTTACAACCTTTTAAGCTGTAGAAAGTTTATACACTATTCTTAAGGTTCTGTGACGGGCATCCTACTAGTTGTATcagaaagatcactggcccgAAAAGAAAATCACTGTTCAAGAGACGACAAGGTACCTGCAGTTGATAGCATCCACGTGGTAAACAGTATTTTACTGCTTCGCCCAAGTTCAGTGGTAAGTCGAGTCATACTGCATTCATAAGCAACAATAGATGTCATTCTAAAGACAGTGGTAAGTTGAGTCATACTGCTTCTGAACATTATGACTGTTACGCACTTGTTTCTTAGTGAGCTGGTCTGCTGGATGGTGGTATTTGCAGTTCATCTGAAACCTACAGGAGCCATGCCTCATGTAGTTGAAACACCGAGGTTCACCAGGCCTTTCAGGGTACATAGTCTGTTCTTGTTTCTGCACAACATTCTCTGGTCTTGTGAAATTATCATTTGCCaagtcagttatgtgatcaaatgCTCCCTGAAACAGCATAAGATCcatgtgtcaagcttcatgcactagccaacgcaaccaaaagtccgaactgatgccaCGTATACACTTCAACAAGCGCCACATGTAGAAACTAACAAAAAAACAGAGGAACAATTGAGCGTCTATTTTGTTTCTATTGGGTGACATGACACAGTTCTTCTGATAAGTGAACAATATTCAACCAGATAACGATCGTTATAGTACAAAAAAAGGTCGAAGCATCTCACTTGAGGTTGTAGATAAAAAAAAAGTATTTGCTACTACACAGATAACCAACTTAGTATTCCTAGCAGCTCCATAGTCCATGGATAGAACAGTCATTTTCTTCCCAGTAAGCACTTTTTAGTAAATAGGAACCGAAAAGGTTCAAAATGGACTTCATTCATACAAGGAGGTAGTACATAGCACAACAGAAGCGTCTCATGTACACACAATCACATCAATAGTAACATACTCACTGCAAATTGAGCAGAAATTCTGACCACAGAAGTCATTATGTTTCTACTAGCATAAATGTCAACACTAGTGAACATCTCTATCAGCTAAAAAGGGCAATAGAATAGTGCATAAAGTTTCTATTGCCACTTTGGGATCAGCCAGGCAAAAGGGAACAATTGAAAACTAGTTATGACTGAATCAGTAGTGTCTACTTGAACATCAATAAGATAAAGACATACCTCTGTAGTTGAACACATATCTTTGGGATGACGAAATTCACATGCTGACCCAAATTGACATTTTCCAGATTTCATATAGAATGGGCATTCTGGCATGCCATGTATTACAGGTCTAATCTGATCAGAGTGAGCTGGACCTGAGGGATTCCACCCAACTGGAAGTCCATCTCTTGGATGGTGAAAGATACATGCAGACAGAAATTTACATTTCCTAAATTGCAGGTAGTACCGGCAGTCTGGCTGACCAGGTCTCTCAGGATACTGCTTTTGCTTGGGCATATGGTCTTCTAGTGTGACTCCCGTAGATTGATGATGTTCATCAGTGACAGCAGATTTTTTTGCAGTCGTTGGGCTCCGCGCGGTAGGGTTTGAATCCTTTGGGTGATTGAACCGACATTTTTCCATGAATTTACAGAACCGGTTTTTCATATAGAACGGGCAGTCTGGTTCCCCAGGTCTCTCAAGATATTTTGTCTGTTCCACTGACGGAATTTCCGGATGGTATCTAATTGGGTATCTGTCTTTTGGGTGGTGATAATTGCACGCTGACGCAAATTTACAATCACCGAACATCTTATAGAAGGAGCATTCTGATCTGCCAGGCCTCTCAGGGTAATCCACATGCTCCTGCTTGCACAAAGGACCATGTGAACTATCCACATGCTCCTGCTTGCACAAAGGCCCATCTGAACTATCTGCTGAACAGCAACCATCAGAATTATCTGAAGTAGATGACCAATTTGGATCCTACATGAATCAGATAGGATAAGAAATTATCACAAAGGTGTAGACCAGTCATAATCCATAAAAAGTACACAGTAGGTGTCACAGAAGTAGCAATATCGAAGCGATATGTGCAAATACAGATCTAAACATCGCAAAGATAAAAAAGCGTACCTTTTTCACCTGCATCACCTTTCCTTCTGTACCAGGCAATACTTTTTTGGGAGGTAAAAGCATTCTTAATATGTTTGGTGGTAGGACCTCTGAGCTAGATGATGTGTCATCTATGGTTGCATGGTCAGAAGACTTCTTTGAGTATGATGTGTCATCCAAATTTGCATGGTCAGAAGACTTCGTTGAGTAAGATGTGTAATCCAAGGTTGCATGGCCAGAAGACTTCTTTGAGTGTGATGTGTCATCTAATGTTGTATGGTGGTCATAAGATTTCTCCAATTTCAAAGTACTATCCTCCCACCCTGTTGGTGCATAGAACTGAGCATCAATGACATGCTCTGGGTGGTTAAAGTGACAGCGTTTGCCATATTTGCAAGCACCATTCCTCACATAATAGGTGCAATTTCTTGCTCCCTGAAAAGTAAATTTAGACTaaatttcagtttcagcatctgcCAATATAAATAACCTTCAGTAGATGAAAAAAAATCATAAGCATACTTCTCGTATGGGGAGGCCAATGCGGTTCAGTTCCAGAATATCTTCAACGCCATGATTTCCTTGTTCAGAGGGACACCATGAATCATCAGGCTTGGCTTTAAGCTGTAGCAATGACAACATCAACAAAAAGAAGGAAAATAAATTACTAGATATCTCATGGACAAACTAGTGAATGAGGTATATAACCAGGCATTCAAATGTCCACGACATTTATCGGCAGATAAAACAATAAATTACTAAATCGTCTCCTGTTTATTCGGGACTAGAAAGGGTGCGACAGACTACATTTTTATAGAGAAAATTCAGGCACATATACTCGGTTCATGGATTTTTGTTGCATTTCCTTTCATGACCATGTCTGACAATCAATCCCTGAACACAATCATGTTGCATTCATGTTGTGTGTTATATCTGTGCCATTAAATCAAATAGGAAGATTTTGCAGTGCATAATCTACAAGGTAACCTCCAATTTATTGTTTACATATAACAAGGTGGATGTGTCTTATACTGAAAGCACAACTTCGCTGAAGAATTCTCTCAAAAATGAAAGAAATAAGTTAACACTGAAGATGCTGAAACCTATTGCCTATTAGCTCTTGTTTCCCATGGCTAATTTGCTGGAATCTCTGTGTCAATGATATTACCATGGAACTCTTTTGTTTCCACTGTCCCATGTGTAACCAAACAAAGTACATCTCATTGGGGAACTATAAGCGCTTTAATAAGAAATGAAGTATCTGGTGTGAGATATAAAATCATTTTTTCAATGTGGTGTGCCTAATTTCATAATTGTGTATTATTCTATCTTCGACGAAGGCGTGGCCAGCTCTAACAAAGTTTGCTACTCTTCACTTAGCAAATAAGAAGCAATGGTAATAATTAGCGTGCCATATAACCATTGGAAGTCTGAGTAAATCATGATACCTTAGTCTACGtttgtttactcattttagtCCTGTCCTATAGGAACAGGATGATTAATATGCTGAAAGGAAGGTTATGGAAACATGTGATAGTTATTTTCTGCTTCAGGGTTAGGTCAGCAGAGTAATTCCTACCATGGCTGATTCTTTATGAGCAAGATGAAGGTACACATTGATCTTTCACACAAATACACTATGGATAGGAATTTGTATATGTGCCTGTTCCTCATGTTTATGCAACAATCGAAGTTTTTTTATATTATACCAACTAACAAGGCTCACTTTCTAATATTAAATGGTATCATTGGCATCAGAAATCCTTCTAGGTAGTCTCATTTTGATGTACACAAACTTGCAAAGTAGTATGACATGAATGAAAGTCAAGTAGTTGCTAAATGGAGAATCGCCTTCTTTTGGACCCCATGCTCAAGCAAGCTAGGCTACTTTATTTTTTAGAACTATTAGTACTTTATTGCTAAAGTTAACTAAGCATTATCTGGAAACCCATAATGTGTATATATCAAGCATGCTGGCCATACCGAATAATGCTCTTAAAAGACAAAGGAAAAAGAAGTCTTATGATAAGACAAATTTACGGAGAAGTAATAGAGTAAGGTTTAAAAAAGTTTATTCTTAAAATGACAGGATTAAGGGGTATGTCTTGGAACAGTGAGGGTTTTAAGGATCCAGGGAAGCACCTATTTGTGAAGGAGGCTATCCGGGAACACCGACTAGATTTTATTGCTTTATTAGAGACGGGTCGGTCAAATTTTTCCAGGTCTTTCTTGAGTAGCCTAGCCGGTACA includes the following:
- the LOC127307800 gene encoding uncharacterized protein isoform X1; translated protein: MIGAADENDAEDVRPSNRTTPPSPPPPPIAPPQPTSLGRRLLGSIRALASRPAPPPAAPAPKVGLGLGLLLHLTPDQPRIPPTPSLSQEDEDGAAAAARPHAAAGAALHLPLPVSNQCSADPDQRRAQAVGGIPRRQICGRGNKEKAPGEQQRAVHRQGAAFLTSAAAAAAGDDQQEMVCTADQLRADSDGGQDAIHPRDGTTCRSTAAVGDQEEKAVQQCGNRELGAAEDDGDDAQDNDQEPAAERGATDTSMDGDDAVKDHDFVLVGQSAIAGTEIKMHAATIHVQDQHRGVGATVPSSEAVSATVNGSDMGTGKKEKVRLPYPQRPGKLNCPSYMSKGTCSLGFSCQKHHPLLKAKPDDSWCPSEQGNHGVEDILELNRIGLPIRESKFTFQGARNCTYYVRNGACKYGKRCHFNHPEHVIDAQFYAPTGWEDSTLKLEKSYDHHTTLDDTSHSKKSSGHATLDYTSYSTKSSDHANLDDTSYSKKSSDHATIDDTSSSSEVLPPNILRMLLPPKKVLPGTEGKVMQVKKDPNWSSTSDNSDGCCSADSSDGPLCKQEHVDSSHGPLCKQEHVDYPERPGRSECSFYKMFGDCKFASACNYHHPKDRYPIRYHPEIPSVEQTKYLERPGEPDCPFYMKNRFCKFMEKCRFNHPKDSNPTARSPTTAKKSAVTDEHHQSTGVTLEDHMPKQKQYPERPGQPDCRYYLQFRKCKFLSACIFHHPRDGLPVGWNPSGPAHSDQIRPVIHGMPECPFYMKSGKCQFGSACEFRHPKDMCSTTEGAFDHITDLANDNFTRPENVVQKQEQTMYPERPGEPRCFNYMRHGSCRFQMNCKYHHPADQLTKKQYDSTYH
- the LOC127307800 gene encoding uncharacterized protein isoform X2, whose amino-acid sequence is MIGAADENDAEDVRPSNRTTPPSPPPPPIAPPQPTSLGRRLLGSIRALASRPAPPPAAPAPKVGLGLGLLLHLTPDQPRIPPTPSLSQEDEDGAAAAARPHAAAGAALHLPLPVSNQCSADPDQRRAQAVGGIPRRQICGRGNKEKAPGEQQRAVHRQGAAFLTSAAAAAAGDDQQEMVCTADQLRADSDGGQDAIHPRDGTTCRSTAAVGDQEEKAVQQCGNRELGAAEDDGDDAQDNDQEPAAERGATDTSMDGDDAVKDHDFVLVGQSAIAGTEIKMHAATIHVQDQHRGVGATVPSSEAVSATVNGSDMGTGKKEKVRLPYPQRPGKLNCPSYMSKGTCSLGFSCQKHHPLLKAKPDDSWCPSEQGNHGVEDILELNRIGLPIREGARNCTYYVRNGACKYGKRCHFNHPEHVIDAQFYAPTGWEDSTLKLEKSYDHHTTLDDTSHSKKSSGHATLDYTSYSTKSSDHANLDDTSYSKKSSDHATIDDTSSSSEVLPPNILRMLLPPKKVLPGTEGKVMQVKKDPNWSSTSDNSDGCCSADSSDGPLCKQEHVDSSHGPLCKQEHVDYPERPGRSECSFYKMFGDCKFASACNYHHPKDRYPIRYHPEIPSVEQTKYLERPGEPDCPFYMKNRFCKFMEKCRFNHPKDSNPTARSPTTAKKSAVTDEHHQSTGVTLEDHMPKQKQYPERPGQPDCRYYLQFRKCKFLSACIFHHPRDGLPVGWNPSGPAHSDQIRPVIHGMPECPFYMKSGKCQFGSACEFRHPKDMCSTTEGAFDHITDLANDNFTRPENVVQKQEQTMYPERPGEPRCFNYMRHGSCRFQMNCKYHHPADQLTKKQYDSTYH